One segment of Polyodon spathula isolate WHYD16114869_AA chromosome 20, ASM1765450v1, whole genome shotgun sequence DNA contains the following:
- the LOC121295348 gene encoding brain-specific angiogenesis inhibitor 1-associated protein 2-like isoform X8, protein MGELASESQGSKDLGDVLFQMAEVHRQIQMQLEDMLKSFHNELLTELEKKVELDARYLSAALKKYQMEHKSKGESLEKCQAELKKLRRKSQGSKNPQKYGDKEMQYVETISSKQSDLDSYTAEGYKTALSEERRRYCFLVERQCAVSKNNIAYHGKGKDLLTQKIPGWQQACSDPNKLPERAMLLAQQMASSSGGTLISSPMHSSKSSLVISDPIPGAKPLPVPPELAQFVGGGALGHPLRLMGQDGGTLVNGSAGVGHIEDYSQWAESKALQDKPPSPPQGQRQLSEVHSNTLPVRRAAPPKGKPQLAENRTLPRSSSMAAGLEKNGRTRVQAVFSHAAGGNGTLLSFSERDIITLLVPEARDGWHYGENEKTKMRGWFPFSYTRVLPENEDKLHVSLHHGKSSSTGNLLERDDLSLPAPDYGMTSRFLGHSAGHSRPRPYSVAVPVFSQQGLEDYESQFATRNPFTDIRLKPTITDDRSAPVIH, encoded by the exons GGGACGTGCTGTTTCAGATGGCAGAAGTACACCGGCAGATTCAGATGCAGCTGGAAGACATG CTAAAGTCCTTTCACAACGAGCTGCTGACAGAGCTGGAGAAGAAGGTGGAGCTGGATGCCAGATACTTGAGC GCCGCCCTGAAGAAGTACCAGATGGAACACAAGAGCAAGGGCGAGTCTCTGGAGAAGTGTCAAGCTGAGCTGAAGAAACTACGCAGGAAGAGTCAGGGCAGCAAGAACCCACAGAAATATGGGGACAAGGAGATGCAG TATGTGGAAACCATCAGCAGTAAGCAGAGCGATCTGGACAGCTACACAGCCGAGGGATATAAAACAGCGCTgtcagaggagaggaggaggtaCTGCTTCCTGGTGGAACGGCAATGCGCAGTCTCCAAAAACAACATTGCCTACCACGGCAAG GGTAAGGACTTACTGACCCAGAAGATTCCTGGCTGGCAGCAGGCTTGCTCCGACCCCAACAAGCTGCCTGAGCGAGCCATGCTCCTGGCACAGCAGATGGCATCAAGCAGCGGAGGAACACTGATCTCCAGCCCCATGCACTCCTCCAAATCCAGCCTGGTCATTTCAGACCCCATCCCTGGGGCCAAACCCCTGCCTGTCCCCCCAGAGCTGGCACAATTCGTGGGGGGAGGTGCTCTAGGCCACCCCTTG cgGCTGATGGGACAGGATGGAGGCACCCTGGTGAATGGCTCTGCAGGCGTGGGCCACATTGAGGACTACAGCCAGTGGGCAGAGAGCAAGGCATTGCAGGACaaacccccctctcccccccagGGCCAGAGGCAGTTGAGCGAGGTCCACTCCAACACTCTGCCCGTCCGCAGGGCAGCGCCACCCAAGGGCAAACCCCAGCTGG CTGAGAACAGGACCCTGCCGAGATCAAGCTCCATGGCAGCCGGGCTGGAGAAGAATGGGCGGACCCGGGTCCAAGCCGTCTTCTCCCACGCGGCCGGCGGCAACGGCACCCTGCTGAGCTTCTCTGAGCGTGACATCATCACGCTTCTTGTGCCAGAGGCCAGAGACGGCTGGCATTATGGGGAGAATGAGAAGACCAAGAT GCGAGGCTGGTTCCCCTTCTCTTACACCAGAGTCTTGCCAGAGAATGAGGACAAGCTCCATGTGAG CCTGCACCATGGGAAGAGCAGCAGCACAGGGAACCTGCTGGAGCGGGATGACCTCTCCCTGCCCGCTCCCGACTACGGCATGACCTCCCGCTTCCTGGGGCATAGCGCAGGTCACTCCCGGCCGCGCCCCTACAGCGTGGCAGTGCCTGTCTTCTCTCAG CAGGGTCTTGAGGATTATGAGTCACAATTTGCTACCAG aaaTCCATTTACGGACATCCGACTAAAACCAACCATCACTGACGACAGATCTGCACCGGTTATCCACTAG
- the LOC121295348 gene encoding brain-specific angiogenesis inhibitor 1-associated protein 2-like isoform X9 has translation MAEVHRQIQMQLEDMLKSFHNELLTELEKKVELDARYLSAALKKYQMEHKSKGESLEKCQAELKKLRRKSQGSKNPQKYGDKEMQYVETISSKQSDLDSYTAEGYKTALSEERRRYCFLVERQCAVSKNNIAYHGKGKDLLTQKIPGWQQACSDPNKLPERAMLLAQQMASSSGGTLISSPMHSSKSSLVISDPIPGAKPLPVPPELAQFVGGGALGHPLRLMGQDGGTLVNGSAGVGHIEDYSQWAESKALQDKPPSPPQGQRQLSEVHSNTLPVRRAAPPKGKPQLAENRTLPRSSSMAAGLEKNGRTRVQAVFSHAAGGNGTLLSFSERDIITLLVPEARDGWHYGENEKTKMRGWFPFSYTRVLPENEDKLHVSLHHGKSSSTGNLLERDDLSLPAPDYGMTSRFLGHSAGHSRPRPYSVAVPVFSQQGLEDYESQFATRNPFTDIRLKPTITDDRSAPVIH, from the exons ATGGCAGAAGTACACCGGCAGATTCAGATGCAGCTGGAAGACATG CTAAAGTCCTTTCACAACGAGCTGCTGACAGAGCTGGAGAAGAAGGTGGAGCTGGATGCCAGATACTTGAGC GCCGCCCTGAAGAAGTACCAGATGGAACACAAGAGCAAGGGCGAGTCTCTGGAGAAGTGTCAAGCTGAGCTGAAGAAACTACGCAGGAAGAGTCAGGGCAGCAAGAACCCACAGAAATATGGGGACAAGGAGATGCAG TATGTGGAAACCATCAGCAGTAAGCAGAGCGATCTGGACAGCTACACAGCCGAGGGATATAAAACAGCGCTgtcagaggagaggaggaggtaCTGCTTCCTGGTGGAACGGCAATGCGCAGTCTCCAAAAACAACATTGCCTACCACGGCAAG GGTAAGGACTTACTGACCCAGAAGATTCCTGGCTGGCAGCAGGCTTGCTCCGACCCCAACAAGCTGCCTGAGCGAGCCATGCTCCTGGCACAGCAGATGGCATCAAGCAGCGGAGGAACACTGATCTCCAGCCCCATGCACTCCTCCAAATCCAGCCTGGTCATTTCAGACCCCATCCCTGGGGCCAAACCCCTGCCTGTCCCCCCAGAGCTGGCACAATTCGTGGGGGGAGGTGCTCTAGGCCACCCCTTG cgGCTGATGGGACAGGATGGAGGCACCCTGGTGAATGGCTCTGCAGGCGTGGGCCACATTGAGGACTACAGCCAGTGGGCAGAGAGCAAGGCATTGCAGGACaaacccccctctcccccccagGGCCAGAGGCAGTTGAGCGAGGTCCACTCCAACACTCTGCCCGTCCGCAGGGCAGCGCCACCCAAGGGCAAACCCCAGCTGG CTGAGAACAGGACCCTGCCGAGATCAAGCTCCATGGCAGCCGGGCTGGAGAAGAATGGGCGGACCCGGGTCCAAGCCGTCTTCTCCCACGCGGCCGGCGGCAACGGCACCCTGCTGAGCTTCTCTGAGCGTGACATCATCACGCTTCTTGTGCCAGAGGCCAGAGACGGCTGGCATTATGGGGAGAATGAGAAGACCAAGAT GCGAGGCTGGTTCCCCTTCTCTTACACCAGAGTCTTGCCAGAGAATGAGGACAAGCTCCATGTGAG CCTGCACCATGGGAAGAGCAGCAGCACAGGGAACCTGCTGGAGCGGGATGACCTCTCCCTGCCCGCTCCCGACTACGGCATGACCTCCCGCTTCCTGGGGCATAGCGCAGGTCACTCCCGGCCGCGCCCCTACAGCGTGGCAGTGCCTGTCTTCTCTCAG CAGGGTCTTGAGGATTATGAGTCACAATTTGCTACCAG aaaTCCATTTACGGACATCCGACTAAAACCAACCATCACTGACGACAGATCTGCACCGGTTATCCACTAG